The Vicia villosa cultivar HV-30 ecotype Madison, WI linkage group LG1, Vvil1.0, whole genome shotgun sequence genome includes a region encoding these proteins:
- the LOC131599948 gene encoding pentatricopeptide repeat-containing protein At4g21190-like codes for MLCALANLPLFIGKTFAETKIPTSTRSIVVCAAKGPRPRYPRVWKTNKKIGTISKAAKLVQSIKELSNVKEEVYGALDTYVAWELEFPLITVKKAVKTLEYEKEWKRIIQVTKWMLSKGQGKTMGSYYTLINALAEDDRLDEAEELWTKLLMQYTESLPRRFFDKMISIYNKRGMHDKMFEVFADMEELSVKPSSSVVSMVGDVFKELGMMEKYEKLHKKYPPSQWEYKYIKGKRVRFRVQGQSNQVDKYIRKHDNVQSDSDIRQDDSSEETSEVIDDEQFEQDADVIFIETKQISDESYQSMEPSLDVSREKDDIL; via the exons ATGCTTTGCGCCCTGGCTAATCTTCCACTATTCATTGGAAAAACATTTGCAGAAACTAAAATACCCACAAGTACGCGAAGCATTGTG GTATGTGCTGCAAAAGGTCCAAGACCGAGATATCCTCGCGTTTGGAAGACCAATAAAAAAATTGGAACCATTTCCAAGGCTGCTAAGCTTGTCCAGTCT ATTAAGGAACTTTCAAATGTTAAAGAGGAAGTTTATGGAGCTCTTGATACCTATGTCGCCTGGGAGCTAGAGTTTCCTTTAATTACAGTGAAAAAGGCTGTCAAGACTCTAGAATACGAGAAAGAATGGAAGCGGATAATACAG GTAACAAAATGGATGTTAAGCAAGGGTCAAGGAAAGACAATGGGAAGCTATTACACATTAATTAATGCTTTAGCAGAGGATGACCGACTTGATGAAGCGGAAGAGCTTTGGACAAAGCTATTAATGCAGTACACGGAAAGCTTGCCTCGTAgattctttgataaaatgataTCTATCTACAATAAAAGGGGCATGCATGACAAGATGTTTGAG GTATTTGCAGACATGGAGGAGCTTAGTGTAAAACCTAGTAGTTCTGTTGTTTCAATGGTTGGAGATGTCTTCAAGGAGCTCGGTATGATGGAGAAATACGAgaagttacataaaaaatatcCACCATCTCAATGGGAATATAAATACATCAAAGGAAAGCGCGTAAGATTTAGGGTGCAAGGTCAATCTAATCAGGTTGACAAATACATAAGAAAACACGACAATGTTCAATCAGATTCAGACATAAGACAGGATGATAGTTCAGAAGAGACTTCAGAGGTAATAGATGATGAACAATTCGAACAGGATGCCGATGTAATATTCATTGAAACCAAACAAATTTCAGATGAGTCGTATCAGAGTATGGAACCAAGTCTAGATGTATCACGAGAGAAAGATGATATATTATGA